From the genome of Sphingobacterium kitahiroshimense, one region includes:
- a CDS encoding response regulator produces MNKGPVKTNESERLDALYNYEILDTQPEEDFDRITKIASLVCGVPISLISLIDENRQWFKSRVGLDVGETSRSLAFCQYAIKDRNFMEVPDAQQDERFKNNELVTSDPYIRYYLGFPLVDPDGFALGTLCVIDTEPKDLSSDQKQVLSLLRDEVVSLIINRKEKERYKESERELKAFFDNSQSLMCTHDLEGNLLKVNNASASILGYTRAEIEKLSLYDIIPTKGHKNLDAYLNQLVKTGTAKGEMRTKTKSGELRIWLFNNILQPNGDKKPYVIGNAVDITEQHFLEKDLKNTQAMLTRTGRVARIGGWEYNLLEKHLTWSDITKEIHGVPPNYQPDIAQGLDFYKEGDSRTKISQAIDEAITKGISWDLEMEIVTFTGEELWVRALGNAEFDNGQCIRLYGTFQDIDKRKRIEAESLKSKKLLEDVLQATSAVGIIATDNHGLITLFNKGAENLLGYSSVEIIGKFTPSLFHLQDEIRIRENELTMELGHPIAGFRVFVEKPELYGAEQREWTYVRKDGQLLYVSLAVTAIHDVEENIIGYLGIATDISKIIHQREELEKAKVLAEQGSIAKSEFLANMSHEIRTPLNGIIGFTDLMTRTTLDDTQREYLSIVDQSATLLLSIINDILDFSKIEAGKLELDIDKCDLYELLTQVCNFLNFQAQGKNLEFYLNISTNVPQYIWVDSLRVKQVLMNLLSNAKKFTEKGEIELRVDFLCRQDDLTSLRFSVRDTGIGIKAEKQEKIFDAFSQEDASTTKRYGGTGLGLTISNKLLKMMGSGLKLESTYLVGSRFYFDLSVRYDDGEVREWLNLQTIREVLIVINGAASRTLLAQMLKLQHIKVSEAANGFEALQLLMKGNQYDVIIIDNDLPIMNGMETIKKMKEKLFSIDNNHAVIPIFDSSEGSMSSICASLGIRHWLENPVKLDDLYTVLSNIEAQETEKDIIPVSQDSRNGEGLKILIVEDNEFNIRLATILIRNIIPEIEVLEAKDGRQGLAIFKEMHPDLVLMDIQMPAMNGYEVTEVIRKEEVGARTPIIALTAGNVLGEKEKCLSAGMDDFVVKPIIEQTLRAVLTKWLHWE; encoded by the coding sequence ATGAATAAGGGACCAGTAAAAACAAATGAGTCGGAGCGATTAGATGCACTATATAATTACGAAATATTAGATACACAGCCCGAAGAGGATTTTGACCGTATTACCAAGATCGCTTCGCTGGTGTGCGGTGTACCTATATCACTGATTTCCTTAATTGATGAGAACCGGCAATGGTTTAAATCCCGGGTTGGCCTTGATGTCGGAGAAACTTCCCGAAGCTTGGCATTCTGCCAGTATGCCATTAAAGATCGTAATTTTATGGAGGTTCCAGATGCTCAACAAGATGAACGATTCAAAAATAATGAGCTTGTTACCTCGGATCCCTACATCCGGTATTATTTAGGATTTCCTTTGGTTGATCCAGACGGTTTTGCTCTGGGAACGCTTTGTGTTATAGACACGGAGCCTAAAGACTTAAGTTCAGATCAAAAACAGGTGCTGTCGCTGCTTCGTGATGAGGTCGTGTCCCTGATTATCAATCGAAAAGAAAAAGAAAGATATAAAGAAAGCGAACGGGAATTAAAAGCATTTTTTGATAATTCCCAAAGTCTGATGTGTACGCATGATCTGGAAGGTAATCTGCTTAAAGTTAATAATGCGAGTGCATCTATCTTAGGTTATACTAGAGCTGAAATTGAAAAACTGTCTCTTTATGATATTATTCCTACTAAAGGACATAAAAATTTAGATGCATACCTCAACCAGCTTGTTAAAACCGGTACGGCAAAAGGAGAGATGCGCACTAAAACAAAGTCGGGTGAATTACGTATCTGGTTATTCAATAACATTCTGCAACCGAATGGTGATAAAAAACCGTATGTCATCGGTAATGCTGTTGATATCACAGAACAGCATTTTCTTGAGAAAGATTTAAAAAATACTCAGGCGATGTTAACGCGGACAGGAAGAGTGGCCCGAATAGGTGGGTGGGAGTATAATCTGCTTGAAAAGCATCTGACCTGGTCTGATATAACAAAGGAAATTCATGGTGTTCCACCTAATTATCAACCTGATATCGCTCAAGGATTAGATTTTTATAAGGAGGGTGACAGTCGAACAAAAATAAGCCAAGCTATTGATGAGGCTATTACTAAGGGGATTTCATGGGACCTGGAGATGGAGATCGTCACGTTTACAGGTGAAGAACTGTGGGTACGGGCACTTGGAAATGCGGAGTTTGATAATGGTCAATGTATTCGTTTATATGGTACTTTTCAAGATATTGACAAACGTAAGCGTATTGAAGCTGAATCTTTAAAATCTAAAAAGTTACTGGAGGATGTTCTGCAAGCGACATCTGCTGTAGGTATTATTGCGACAGATAACCACGGATTGATCACCCTGTTTAATAAAGGTGCAGAAAATCTTCTTGGTTACAGCAGTGTGGAGATTATCGGCAAATTTACACCTTCACTTTTCCATTTACAGGATGAGATTCGGATACGTGAGAATGAACTGACTATGGAATTGGGACATCCAATAGCAGGATTTCGCGTTTTTGTTGAAAAACCTGAGCTCTATGGTGCCGAGCAGAGAGAGTGGACTTACGTAAGAAAAGATGGACAATTATTATATGTTTCGCTTGCGGTTACTGCCATTCATGATGTTGAAGAAAATATTATCGGTTATCTGGGTATAGCGACCGATATCAGCAAGATTATACATCAACGTGAAGAATTGGAAAAAGCAAAAGTTCTTGCTGAACAGGGTAGTATTGCGAAATCTGAATTTTTAGCAAATATGAGCCATGAGATCAGGACACCTCTCAATGGAATTATCGGTTTTACAGACTTGATGACCAGAACCACGCTCGATGATACCCAACGAGAATACCTGTCAATTGTAGATCAGTCCGCTACTTTACTGTTGAGTATCATTAATGATATTCTCGATTTTTCAAAAATTGAAGCCGGGAAGCTGGAGCTGGATATTGATAAATGTGATCTTTATGAATTGCTGACGCAAGTGTGCAATTTTTTAAATTTTCAAGCGCAGGGAAAGAATCTGGAATTTTACCTTAATATCTCGACAAATGTTCCGCAATATATCTGGGTGGATTCCCTTCGAGTTAAGCAGGTATTGATGAATCTACTGAGCAATGCTAAGAAATTTACGGAGAAAGGTGAAATTGAGCTACGTGTCGATTTCTTATGTAGGCAGGATGATCTGACCAGCTTGCGCTTCAGTGTCCGGGATACGGGCATTGGTATAAAAGCAGAAAAACAGGAGAAAATATTCGATGCCTTTTCTCAAGAAGATGCCTCGACCACAAAACGATACGGTGGTACGGGCCTGGGACTAACTATTTCTAATAAACTGCTGAAGATGATGGGTAGCGGGCTAAAGCTTGAAAGCACATATCTTGTTGGGAGCCGTTTTTATTTTGATCTCAGTGTGCGCTATGATGATGGTGAAGTACGTGAATGGCTAAATCTGCAAACTATTCGAGAGGTATTGATCGTGATCAATGGTGCTGCTAGCAGAACGCTTTTAGCACAGATGTTAAAATTGCAGCATATTAAAGTTTCCGAAGCGGCGAATGGTTTTGAAGCGTTGCAATTGTTAATGAAAGGAAATCAGTACGATGTTATTATTATTGACAATGACCTGCCAATAATGAACGGTATGGAAACCATCAAAAAGATGAAAGAAAAATTATTTAGTATCGACAATAATCACGCTGTGATACCGATCTTTGATTCTAGCGAGGGAAGTATGAGCAGCATCTGCGCATCCTTAGGTATCCGGCATTGGCTTGAAAATCCGGTAAAACTTGATGATCTGTATACTGTTCTTTCAAATATAGAAGCTCAGGAGACTGAAAAAGACATTATTCCCGTTTCTCAGGATTCACGCAATGGAGAAGGCCTTAAAATTCTTATTGTTGAAGATAATGAATTTAACATACGTCTTGCAACTATCTTGATCCGGAACATCATACCGGAAATCGAAGTTCTGGAAGCTAAAGATGGAAGACAGGGGCTTGCAATCTTTAAGGAAATGCATCCTGATCTGGTTCTGATGGATATTCAGATGCCTGCTATGAACGGCTATGAAGTAACTGAAGTAATCCGTAAGGAAGAAGTAGGAGCTAGAACACCTATTATTGCTTTAACAGCTGGAAATGTACTAGGAGAAAAAGAAAAATGTCTATCGGCAGGAATGGATGATTTTGTTGTTAAACCTATAATTGAACAGACATTACGTGCCGTATTGACCAAATGGCTTCATTGGGAATAG
- the ligD gene encoding DNA ligase D, giving the protein MTLDKYREKRSQKNTPEPFGGKSSGKELRFVVQKHAASHLHYDFRLEMDGVLKSWAVPKGPSLDADIKRLAMMVEDHPLDYRNFEGVIPKGQYGGGTVIVWDEGTYEPADSVGGDVKKQEKELLKQLKAGKLKFKLNGNKLKGEFALVKAYGKAENSWLLMKLDDKYASDKDITLKDKSVISKKSIAQMEKSPDRVYGQKTTQKSSSKDKPAGKKKASASIEEKLSTSDETEGDDIDLAMLLKKTPKKDFYEHVEPMLATLTDQPFDDDEWLYEVKWDGYRAVSFLNGNKTTEIKSRNDKSFNEKFYPIYEELKAMKLEAILDGEIVVVGENGHANFGALQNWRSEADGDLLYYVFDILWYKGKDLTKLTLTDRKAILHEILSTSETIKLSTPFYTSGIKFLETAREMGLEGIMAKRKDSAYHVHARTKDWLKIKANKRQEVVIGGFTKNDGSSKVFSSILVGVYEGKKLVYTGKVGTGFSDKLQKEMLEKFNQVTADKSPFSTEPDVNKASRFRPDPPHANVTWLKPKLICEVSFTEMTTDGVMRHPSFIGLREDKDPKSIVLEKEESTKKIVNDSKKNIIVAQGKMKRKTLLNPTEKTQVKKVNKQDLKFTNLDKIFWPDEKITKRDLINYYYQIAPYILPYLKDRPQSMNRFPDGIKGEGFYFKNVADSAPEWAETYLYKSETDQKDKLYLVGKDEATLLYMANLGCIEMNPWNSTVKKPDNPTFCIIDLDPDQNSFNQVIETAQVTKQLLDDMGVPSYCKTSGSTGLHIYIPLNNKYTYEQSKEFARVVVTLINRELPNFTSLERTVKNRKGRMYLDFLQNRPHATIASVYSVRPKPGATVSMPLYWEEVKKGLKMSDFTIFNAIERLESVGDIFKPVLGKGIDLKKVIDKYSAE; this is encoded by the coding sequence ATGACTTTAGATAAATATCGTGAAAAACGATCTCAAAAGAATACGCCAGAACCTTTTGGCGGTAAGTCTTCTGGTAAAGAATTAAGATTTGTGGTACAAAAGCATGCTGCTTCCCATCTGCATTATGATTTCCGCCTAGAAATGGATGGTGTTCTTAAGAGTTGGGCTGTACCAAAGGGGCCATCGCTCGATGCTGATATTAAACGACTGGCCATGATGGTCGAGGATCATCCTTTAGATTACCGGAATTTTGAAGGCGTGATTCCCAAGGGACAATACGGTGGTGGAACAGTCATTGTTTGGGATGAAGGAACTTATGAACCTGCTGATTCTGTAGGTGGCGATGTCAAAAAACAGGAAAAAGAGCTTTTAAAACAGCTAAAAGCCGGTAAACTTAAATTTAAGCTTAACGGCAACAAATTGAAAGGCGAATTTGCCTTGGTCAAGGCGTATGGCAAGGCTGAAAATAGCTGGTTGCTGATGAAGCTGGACGATAAATATGCGAGTGATAAAGATATCACCCTAAAGGATAAATCTGTTATTTCTAAAAAGAGCATCGCACAGATGGAAAAGTCCCCGGATCGTGTTTATGGACAAAAAACAACCCAGAAAAGTAGTTCCAAAGATAAGCCTGCTGGCAAGAAAAAAGCTTCCGCAAGTATCGAAGAAAAACTTTCGACTTCGGATGAAACTGAGGGTGATGATATCGACCTAGCGATGCTTCTAAAAAAAACGCCTAAAAAAGATTTCTATGAGCATGTCGAGCCTATGCTGGCCACACTGACTGATCAACCTTTTGATGACGATGAGTGGCTTTATGAAGTGAAATGGGACGGTTACAGAGCTGTTTCTTTTTTAAATGGCAATAAAACAACTGAAATTAAATCTCGTAATGATAAGAGTTTTAACGAGAAATTTTACCCCATCTATGAAGAGCTAAAAGCGATGAAGCTGGAAGCTATTTTGGATGGTGAAATTGTTGTTGTGGGTGAGAACGGGCATGCCAATTTCGGTGCACTGCAGAACTGGCGTAGTGAGGCGGATGGAGATTTACTCTATTATGTATTCGATATTTTATGGTATAAAGGAAAGGACCTGACCAAATTAACTTTAACTGATCGCAAAGCAATACTTCATGAAATTTTATCAACGAGCGAAACCATTAAGTTGAGTACGCCATTTTATACTTCAGGGATCAAGTTTTTAGAAACTGCAAGAGAAATGGGGCTGGAAGGGATTATGGCAAAACGTAAAGATAGTGCTTACCATGTACATGCTCGAACAAAGGACTGGTTAAAAATTAAAGCAAATAAGCGGCAGGAAGTTGTTATTGGAGGCTTTACAAAAAACGATGGTTCAAGTAAAGTATTCAGCAGCATTCTAGTGGGCGTATATGAAGGGAAAAAACTGGTTTACACCGGTAAGGTGGGGACTGGTTTCAGTGACAAGCTGCAAAAAGAGATGCTGGAAAAGTTTAATCAAGTAACTGCTGATAAATCTCCATTCAGTACAGAACCTGATGTCAATAAAGCCTCTAGATTCCGACCTGACCCGCCACATGCAAATGTCACCTGGCTAAAACCAAAACTAATCTGTGAGGTTAGTTTTACCGAAATGACGACAGATGGCGTGATGCGTCATCCTTCATTTATAGGATTGCGGGAGGATAAAGATCCAAAAAGTATTGTTCTGGAAAAAGAGGAATCTACCAAGAAGATTGTAAATGATTCAAAGAAAAATATTATTGTTGCCCAAGGTAAGATGAAACGAAAAACTTTATTAAATCCGACAGAAAAAACGCAGGTCAAAAAGGTCAATAAACAAGATCTGAAGTTTACGAATCTGGATAAGATTTTTTGGCCAGATGAGAAAATTACCAAGCGCGATCTCATCAATTACTATTACCAGATCGCGCCTTATATATTGCCCTATCTCAAAGATCGGCCTCAGAGCATGAACCGCTTCCCTGATGGTATAAAAGGAGAAGGTTTCTATTTTAAGAATGTGGCAGACAGCGCACCCGAATGGGCTGAAACTTACCTATATAAAAGTGAGACAGATCAAAAGGACAAACTGTACCTTGTCGGGAAAGATGAAGCGACCTTACTGTATATGGCCAACCTGGGCTGTATTGAAATGAATCCCTGGAATAGCACCGTTAAAAAACCAGACAATCCGACGTTCTGCATTATTGATCTTGATCCTGACCAAAATTCATTTAATCAGGTTATTGAGACTGCCCAAGTTACCAAGCAATTGCTGGATGATATGGGTGTGCCAAGCTATTGTAAGACTAGTGGATCTACGGGTCTTCACATCTATATTCCCTTGAATAATAAGTATACCTACGAACAATCCAAAGAATTTGCACGCGTTGTCGTAACCTTGATCAATCGGGAACTTCCAAATTTTACGAGTCTAGAACGTACAGTAAAAAATAGGAAAGGACGGATGTACCTGGATTTTCTACAGAACAGACCGCATGCAACTATTGCCTCGGTATACTCAGTAAGACCTAAGCCAGGAGCGACTGTTTCGATGCCTTTATATTGGGAAGAGGTAAAAAAAGGTCTTAAGATGAGTGATTTTACCATATTTAATGCGATTGAAAGACTGGAAAGTGTAGGTGACATTTTTAAACCTGTACTTGGTAAAGGAATCGATCTCAAAAAAGTAATTGATAAATACTCAGCAGAATAG
- a CDS encoding SDR family oxidoreductase, whose amino-acid sequence MKKTETLSGKVALVTGGTKGIGKAIADKLASNGALVVVTARKSPDTDIKHHFIAADLTNNSDIAALSSKIIAEYGIPDILINNVGGTSSPAGGFKMLSDEDWNRDIELNLMAAIRLDKVIVSQMMEKKSGVVIHISSINGKIPLHESNFSYGVMKSALNAYSKTLANEVSKEGIRVNTVSPGMVRTEAMESFLESYASSIGKTKTEAEQQVMAGLGGVPMNRLAEPEEIAHTVDFLVSDGAGYITGANILVDGGTFPVV is encoded by the coding sequence ATGAAAAAAACAGAAACACTATCTGGTAAAGTAGCTTTAGTAACCGGAGGAACAAAAGGTATTGGAAAAGCCATTGCAGACAAGTTGGCTTCTAATGGTGCATTAGTTGTTGTTACAGCAAGGAAATCACCCGATACAGACATTAAACATCATTTTATAGCTGCAGACTTAACAAATAATAGCGATATAGCTGCGCTATCATCCAAAATAATAGCGGAATATGGTATACCGGATATCTTGATTAATAATGTTGGAGGTACTTCGTCTCCAGCTGGAGGCTTTAAGATGCTTAGTGATGAAGATTGGAATAGAGATATCGAGCTCAATCTGATGGCCGCTATAAGACTAGATAAAGTTATTGTGTCTCAGATGATGGAAAAGAAATCTGGTGTTGTTATTCATATTTCTTCAATAAACGGAAAGATTCCTTTGCACGAATCCAATTTTTCCTACGGAGTGATGAAGTCCGCTTTAAATGCTTATAGTAAAACGCTTGCTAACGAAGTTTCCAAAGAAGGTATCCGGGTAAATACGGTTTCTCCTGGAATGGTCAGGACAGAAGCTATGGAATCTTTTTTGGAAAGCTACGCAAGTTCTATAGGAAAAACCAAAACGGAAGCAGAACAACAGGTAATGGCTGGCCTTGGTGGGGTACCTATGAACAGATTGGCAGAACCTGAAGAAATTGCTCATACGGTTGATTTTTTGGTATCAGACGGTGCTGGTTACATTACCGGAGCAAATATCTTGGTCGATGGGGGTACGTTTCCAGTTGTATAA
- a CDS encoding saccharopine dehydrogenase family protein, producing the protein MTQKKKMLLYGATGYTGKIIAARARELNIDFEIAGRDKSKIRFLSNELNVGYHVFEVHDKSSWQIALADKQVLINAAGPYASTARQAMEACLKAAVHYLDISAELESYLLAESFDDRAKAAGIQLISGAGLFVSYDAIVAHLSKLVIEPEYLSVGFRHYGGFSKGSILSSKNIADLGILVRKNGVIIKNPDPRSRIFSFGDEDVACIPTSLGGIILSYKTTGIPNIEEYFSLKLPAMDLPELTSENLPDGPTKEERAAGRNGITAEIIGRDGEVVKAYLDTPSGYELTPLSVIAVANRILSDDFKIGYQSPGSAYGEYILNDIPDVKLIDLA; encoded by the coding sequence ATGACCCAAAAGAAAAAAATGCTCCTTTATGGAGCTACAGGATATACTGGTAAAATCATTGCAGCTAGAGCAAGAGAATTAAATATTGATTTTGAAATAGCTGGACGTGACAAGAGCAAAATTCGTTTTTTATCGAATGAACTAAATGTTGGATACCATGTTTTTGAAGTACATGATAAGAGCTCCTGGCAGATTGCGTTGGCTGATAAACAGGTCTTGATCAATGCTGCTGGACCATATGCCTCCACAGCCAGACAAGCAATGGAAGCATGCTTGAAAGCTGCTGTCCACTATTTGGATATCAGTGCGGAATTAGAATCTTATCTTTTGGCAGAGTCGTTTGATGACAGAGCTAAAGCAGCAGGAATCCAACTCATATCCGGGGCAGGTCTTTTTGTAAGCTATGATGCGATTGTTGCCCATTTATCTAAATTAGTAATCGAGCCCGAATACTTGAGTGTCGGTTTTCGTCACTATGGTGGATTCTCCAAAGGGTCAATTTTAAGTAGCAAAAACATTGCAGATTTGGGTATATTAGTTCGTAAAAACGGTGTAATTATTAAGAATCCAGATCCTAGATCTAGGATATTTTCATTTGGCGATGAAGATGTAGCATGTATACCGACTTCTTTGGGAGGAATTATCCTGAGTTATAAAACTACAGGTATTCCCAATATCGAAGAATATTTCTCTTTAAAACTACCTGCTATGGATTTACCGGAGTTAACATCTGAAAATCTTCCGGACGGTCCAACAAAAGAAGAACGAGCAGCAGGACGAAATGGAATAACGGCAGAGATTATAGGAAGAGACGGTGAAGTAGTGAAAGCATATCTTGATACTCCATCGGGTTATGAACTTACACCACTTTCTGTGATAGCAGTCGCAAATCGTATATTAAGTGATGATTTCAAAATTGGTTACCAATCACCAGGTTCTGCCTATGGAGAATATATTTTAAATGATATTCCCGACGTTAAGTTAATTGACCTAGCTTAG
- a CDS encoding DNA-3-methyladenine glycosylase I: MSYCEYISTMIEPRRSLHQKYHDHYYGFPIHDDNELFGRLIMEINQAGLSWETILKKEDNFRKAYDNFDLKKVASYSEKEQQRLLNDPGIIRNKLKVNAAIENAKTIVILQQEYGSFEKWLELHYLNTKEEWVKLFKKTFRFTGGEIVNEFLMSIGYLHGAHTETCPIYKKILTITPVWVKK; encoded by the coding sequence ATGAGTTATTGCGAGTATATTTCAACGATGATAGAGCCTCGACGAAGTCTTCATCAAAAGTATCATGATCATTATTACGGTTTTCCTATACATGATGACAATGAGCTTTTCGGGCGTTTGATTATGGAAATTAATCAAGCAGGGCTGAGCTGGGAAACGATCTTAAAAAAAGAGGACAATTTTCGTAAGGCGTATGATAATTTTGATTTAAAAAAAGTAGCATCCTATTCAGAAAAAGAACAGCAACGCCTTTTAAACGATCCAGGAATTATCCGCAATAAATTGAAGGTGAATGCTGCTATTGAGAATGCAAAAACTATTGTAATACTGCAACAGGAATATGGCAGTTTTGAAAAATGGCTAGAACTCCATTATTTAAATACTAAAGAAGAATGGGTAAAACTTTTTAAGAAAACATTCCGTTTTACTGGCGGTGAAATTGTAAATGAGTTTTTAATGAGCATCGGTTATTTACATGGTGCACATACTGAAACATGTCCAATTTATAAGAAAATCTTAACAATTACACCTGTATGGGTTAAAAAATAA
- a CDS encoding MazG-like protein, with translation MEKDNFDEIIRRSIEIRKKYHELEMMHHGSEWTWEEDALAYLTDAGLIGRNIMSQQKRWPKIGSEPELEHKLGENIWWLIVLAERSGINIKDAIQNFLTKTETLLK, from the coding sequence ATGGAGAAAGATAATTTTGACGAAATCATTCGTCGCTCAATAGAAATCAGGAAAAAGTACCACGAGCTGGAGATGATGCATCATGGAAGCGAATGGACTTGGGAAGAAGATGCTTTAGCTTACTTAACCGACGCTGGACTGATCGGTCGGAACATTATGTCGCAACAGAAACGCTGGCCCAAAATTGGTTCGGAACCTGAACTGGAGCATAAACTTGGTGAAAATATTTGGTGGTTGATCGTATTAGCAGAAAGATCCGGTATCAATATAAAAGATGCTATTCAGAATTTTCTGACTAAAACAGAAACACTATTGAAATAA
- a CDS encoding TetR/AcrR family transcriptional regulator translates to MARNIEFDEQLAVSKAMDVFWKKGYNGTTMRDLTEAMGINSSSLYNTIGDKHELFVRSIKHYTESRMKAAVKQLEIIKSPLKAIEKFIQSSVYAITNDPNSCLAIKTTFEVATHDEQVQKVIKADNDFTYNLLYNLVKKAIDSGEIRIHQDAAMLTDYIINHFSGWHESFIIHKDKTRIKNMATFLIKQISQ, encoded by the coding sequence ATGGCAAGAAATATTGAATTTGATGAGCAGTTAGCAGTATCCAAGGCAATGGATGTCTTTTGGAAAAAAGGGTATAATGGTACTACCATGAGAGATCTAACTGAAGCGATGGGTATCAATAGTAGTAGTCTTTATAATACTATCGGTGACAAACACGAACTTTTTGTAAGAAGTATTAAACATTATACAGAATCTAGAATGAAAGCTGCAGTAAAGCAGTTAGAAATTATCAAATCACCGCTGAAGGCAATTGAAAAATTTATTCAATCTTCAGTGTATGCGATAACAAATGATCCGAATAGCTGTCTGGCGATTAAAACAACTTTTGAAGTTGCGACGCATGATGAACAGGTACAGAAAGTTATAAAAGCGGATAATGATTTTACTTATAATCTTTTATACAACTTAGTCAAAAAGGCAATTGATAGCGGAGAAATCAGGATACACCAAGATGCCGCAATGCTAACGGATTATATTATAAATCATTTTAGCGGCTGGCATGAATCATTTATTATCCATAAGGACAAAACACGAATCAAAAATATGGCAACATTCTTAATCAAACAAATAAGTCAATAA
- a CDS encoding FAD-dependent oxidoreductase, which yields MKRDGSNLSYWQDTSQLNDHKDTVAQHDYDVVIIGAGITGITTGLMLQNAGKNCLILEAKTIGFGTTSGTSAHLNTVLDTPYYDLISNFGKENATLAASAAKEALTIISNHVQQFNISCDLEHCNGYMYATNEDEEKELKKIYDAILEVGLQATYVTDIPGPMDMTKAIKFEKQGRFHPLEYLKVLLSQYENAGGVIQEGAAVNEVKEENNRQKITVGDDHHYYADAVVYATHTPPGIHLLTFKLAPYRSYVMGFQLEDEHQYPDDLIYDMQEPFHYFRKATYQDQTILLVGGQDHKTGQHPNPEFNFVKLEAFVRKHYAVRAVLYKWSSQYYESTDGLPYIGYFPGKKSKQQFVATGYSGNGMIFGTLSGKIIADLIINGTSEYEQLFSPGRVKPIAGFSNFISENFDVAKHLIIDRLAVDKIDGLADLAKGEGKIIDYDKHTLGVYKDDEGTLFALDPVCKHAGCIVQWNNTEKSWDCPCHGARYAPNGELLTGPATEGLSTHNLKK from the coding sequence ATGAAAAGAGACGGATCTAATTTAAGCTATTGGCAAGATACAAGTCAATTGAATGATCATAAAGACACAGTAGCACAACACGATTATGATGTAGTCATTATCGGTGCGGGTATAACCGGAATTACTACGGGGTTAATGCTGCAAAATGCGGGTAAAAACTGTTTAATCTTAGAAGCTAAAACCATAGGATTCGGAACAACTTCGGGTACTTCGGCACACCTGAACACTGTTCTTGATACGCCTTACTATGATCTGATTTCCAACTTTGGTAAAGAAAATGCCACCTTAGCAGCCAGTGCGGCAAAAGAAGCCTTGACAATAATTTCCAATCACGTGCAACAGTTTAACATTTCATGTGACCTGGAGCATTGCAATGGCTATATGTATGCTACTAATGAAGATGAAGAGAAAGAATTAAAAAAAATATATGACGCCATTCTGGAGGTAGGTTTACAGGCGACCTATGTCACTGATATTCCTGGACCGATGGATATGACAAAAGCCATAAAGTTTGAGAAGCAGGGACGTTTCCATCCTTTGGAATATCTGAAAGTGCTTTTATCCCAATACGAAAATGCTGGTGGCGTAATTCAAGAAGGGGCAGCAGTCAATGAAGTCAAAGAAGAGAATAATAGACAAAAAATAACTGTTGGCGACGATCATCATTACTATGCAGATGCTGTGGTTTATGCTACCCATACGCCGCCGGGGATTCATCTCTTAACGTTTAAACTTGCTCCTTATCGAAGTTATGTCATGGGATTTCAGCTGGAAGATGAGCATCAATATCCCGATGATCTCATTTACGATATGCAGGAACCTTTTCATTATTTTAGGAAAGCTACTTATCAAGACCAAACGATCTTATTGGTTGGCGGACAAGACCATAAAACCGGTCAACATCCTAATCCCGAATTCAATTTTGTAAAATTGGAAGCATTTGTAAGAAAGCATTATGCTGTAAGGGCTGTGCTGTATAAATGGTCTTCTCAGTATTACGAAAGCACGGATGGGCTTCCTTACATTGGTTATTTTCCTGGAAAGAAATCAAAACAGCAGTTTGTAGCAACTGGATATAGTGGTAATGGAATGATTTTCGGAACATTATCCGGTAAAATTATTGCAGATCTTATTATAAATGGTACCAGTGAATATGAACAACTGTTTTCGCCGGGGAGGGTTAAGCCCATTGCTGGGTTTTCGAATTTTATTTCGGAAAACTTTGATGTTGCTAAACATCTGATCATCGATCGCCTTGCCGTTGATAAAATTGATGGCTTAGCTGATCTTGCTAAGGGAGAAGGGAAAATTATCGATTATGATAAACACACTTTAGGCGTATATAAAGATGATGAGGGAACATTATTTGCCTTAGATCCCGTATGTAAGCATGCTGGCTGCATTGTGCAATGGAATAACACCGAAAAAAGCTGGGATTGCCCTTGCCATGGAGCTCGCTACGCACCAAATGGGGAGTTACTTACGGGGCCTGCTACGGAGGGCCTATCTACACATAACCTAAAGAAGTAG